From Hymenobacter sediminicola:
GAGTTGGGCCCGCAGTTCAGCCAGCGTCGCCACAGGGTCAGGGGAGTTGAACACGAATGAGCCGGCTACCAGCACATCGGCACCCGCTTCCACCAGCGCCGACGCATTGTCGCGGGTGACGCCGCCATCAATTTCTATCAGCGCATCGGAGCCGCTATCAACCAGCAGTTCCTTGAGGGCCGTCACTTTGCGCAGGGTGTTCGGAATAAAGGCCTGCCCTCCGAAACCCGGGTTTACCGACATGATACACACTAAGTCGAGGTCAGCGGCCACGTCTTCCAACACCCACACCGGCGTGTGCGGGTTCAGCGCTACCCCGGCATTGCAGCCCAGGGCCTTAATTTGCTGAATGACGCGGTGCAGGTGGGTGCAGGCCTCATAGTGCACCGTAATATTTTGGGCGCCGGCGTCGCGGAAGGCGCTCAGGTAATGCTGGGGCTCCTCAATCATGAGGTGTACATCCAGCGGCTGCTTGGCATGCCGGTGAATAGCCTGCAACACCGGAATACCGAAGGAGATATTGGGCACGAAACGGCCGTCCATCACGTCGCAGTGCAGCCAGTCGGCAGCGCTGCCCGCGAGACGTTCGGTTTCAGCCTGGAGATTGCCGAAATCGGCAGCGAGCAAAGAAGGAGCCAGCAACGGCGCCCGGCGGCGGTTCAGAGTCATACCGCGAAGGTAAGCAGGATTAGGCGACAGATAGGCGGAAAAGGCCGATTATGCAACTGCGCCGCAACCACAAAAAAAGAACCTTCTGCCAGCTTAACGACTCCGGCCCGAACATTTATTGTTCAGCCCAGTGTGCTTGCTCGCAAAAGGTTCTTCGTATGGTATCCCGAGTGCTGTATTCTCTACCCGGTTACCTGCTTATTTCGTTGCTGAATCGTTTTTCTCATACGCACGCCAGTCGAGCTTACCGTCCTCTGTTTTACGCAGGAAATAGGTCTGGTCGTCTTCCTGCCGCTTGCCGAATGTCACATCGGCACGGCAGTCGAGGCACCGCAGCGAAGTATACTTGAACTTGTCCTGCGCCACACGGGCCGTCAGGTCGAGGTTATCGGAGCCACAGATCCCGCACTTGGCTACATCCGGAAAGCTCAGCCGCTCATATTCACTCACCACTTCGTGGAGGTTGTTACCCGACACAGTGAAGTGGAACTGGCGACGCCCCAGACGCTTCGAAATCATCATTTGCAACATGGTATTGCGGATTGTGGGAAGTATATCCCTTGAAAAAAGAAAGGAACCCGGCTCGTCCGAATTCCTTTCCAAGGTACTAATAATATTTGCTTTTTCGTGCTAACTCAATTGGGTTTCCCTGTAAAAAACAGGCCACGCACCACTTACAGCTTCACGAACCGCACCGTACGGCGCACTTTCTCCCCTGCCGATACGTCGCAGGTATACACTCCTTTCGCCAGCGGACCGGGCGTAAGCCGCACTTCATTGGTGCCAGTTGCAGCTAGCGTCTGTTCTGCTACCAGCGCGCCACGGGCATCGTAAAACCGGAAGCGCAACGGCTTGCCATGGAAAGCTTCCGTCAACTGCAGATATAGCTCGTTGTTCCTGACCGGATTGGGATAAATAAACAGCTGGCCAGCCGCCACCTTGGGGTCGGCAGCCGAGAGCGGGGCGTTTGGGTTAGCCAGATTGTAGGCCGTCACGAAATTGGGAATTCCGTAGCCGAGCAGGTTATCGGGTGAGGCAAACTGCGAGCCAGAGCGCTGCAGAAAGCTGATGACCTGCTGCGCGGTGAGCGTGGGGTTAGCCTGCCAGAAACAAGCCACCATACCGGCCAGCACCGGGCAAGCGTACGACGTGCCGCTGCCGCGAGTAGGCACGCCGGCCACATTCACGATGGCTGTCTGGTGGCCCTGGCTGGCCAGGTTGGGCTTAATGCGGCCGTCGGCGCTGGGGCCAATGGAGCTAAAGCCAACCCGGGTGCGGAACGAGTCTACAGCCGCTACAGCCAGAATAGAATCCGCATCGGCGGGCGCCAGAATGTGCTGCCAGGAATTATTGCCCTCGTTGCCGGCCGAGTTGACAACCACCATGCCTACTCGCGCGGCAATGCTGGCCGCTCGCGTCGAAATAGCCGTGCGGCCGTTCAGGTCGGAGTACGCGTAGTTGCCGTAAGGCGTATCGAAGCTACTGTAGCCCAGCGAGGAACTGATGACGTCCACCCCGGCGGAATCGGCCCGTTCGGCGGCCAGCAGCCAGTTTACCTCTTCTATTGGATTTTCGCCGATGATATTTTCGGTGAGATAGAGCCGGTACGTGGCTTTAGGAGCCGTGCCGATGAACTTGCCCGTTTCGTTGGCGGCCATCGTGGACAAGCAATGCGTGCCGTGGCTGTCGCGGCCATATACAGCCGTGTTCCGCTCCACAAAATTATAGACGTCGGCCAAGCGGTTCTCATTCCGCATGGAAGCAAACGGCGAGGTCTGATCGACGCCGGGAAATCCATCGTCGAATACGGCAATGTTCATGCCTTCGCCCCGGAAGCCGGCATTGTGCATGTCCACGGCACCCAGCATCAAGGCCTGGTTGTAGGCAATGCCATAGACCGGGTTGGCTTGGGTGCGCTGCAGTTGCGGTTCCTCAGCATCTTCCGAACTGCGGGGCCGAGGCGTAGACGGCGTTACGTTGGCCGTACGGTTCAGCGTAGTGGCGCTGCGCACAAACGGCAGAGCCTGCAGGTTGCGCAGCGTGGCCGAGTCGCAGGACACCACGGCGGCATTAAACCAGCGCGACGTGTACCAGACGGTAGCGCCCGGCACGGCCCGCAGCTGCGACACGTAGGCGGGCGTTACGGGCAGGTCGCGGGGCTGCACGGCAATGCTTTGGCGGGTGCGACGCTGCACGGCCCGCGCCGACAGGAAAGCCTGCGGCTGGCCAACGGTGAACGGCGTACCGGCTTTGTCGCGGAAATACACCAGATGCTTGCGCACGGAGTTGGTCTGGGCCTGCGCGGCAACCGGCGAAGCCAGCGCGGCAGCTACTGCCAGAACACCCAGCAACGCGGAGTAAGAAAGACGCATGGAAAGTAGAGCTAAATGACGTGCCGGAAGATACGAATTTGGCCCCATACTCCGGTTTGCGCGGCTGATAGGTAGATTTCGGCTTTAGCAGCCGGGGCAACATAAAAAGCCGTTCCGCACCAAGTGCAGAACGGCTTTTAAAAGGCTTCAGGCTACTAACTCCCGGCTATCTGCCGGATTGGAGCAGTATCTCCGTGCGGGCCGAGCCGCTATGGATATAATCTGGAGAAGGAAGACGACCACCACAGGAGCCATCCTCACAGTAGATGAAGCGGCGGCGGCTACGGTACACTGGCCCTACGCCCGGCGCATATACCTGCCGGTTGCGGTAGTAGTAATACAGATTGATGTACTCGCCGCCTTCTTCCGCATCGGTTTCGCGCAGCGCCGTTGTCACCGTTTTCGGATACGTTACGGATTGGCCGGCCGCATTGGTCGTCGTGAATGGCTCCCCTACCTGCTTAAAATGAATGTCGCTCTTTTCAATAGGATTCAGCTCATTGAAAGCATTCAGGTTCCAGAAGTAGCCCGTGCGGACCGGATATACCAGCTCCACGGTGCGGCGGTTGTTGCGCGTCACCAGCACGTTGGTAGCCGAGGGGCTTACAGCCAGTACGCTGTCGGAAAGCCAGGCGTCGGCGGGCGTACTGCGTTTAGAGCGCACCACCCGAAAAGCCGTGCGGCCAGCCGCATCAGTATACTGCTCCGTCACCTGCTCCCGGAACTGATAGCGGGCTATGGTTTTGACGTTGCGCAGCCAGGTGGTATCTGTCACCTCATAGATGCGGAAGTCGCCAACCTGCACCGGATAGTAGCTGGTATCAATCGGCTCTACCTTCTCCACCTCATTTTTGCAGCTGGCCAGCCCCACGGCCAGCAGCGCCGGAACAAGCCAGCGGCGAACAGTGAGAGTAGCCGTAGGAACAGGAGTTAATATCGAAGCCATAGCGCGGAAAGGTTGCGGCTTATAACGCAGCCGCAGCTGCCGAAGATACGGGAGTTTCGCCGATGGTATGCCGCTCAATCCAGCCGCCCCCAATGACGTCCTGCCCGTCGTAGAACACGGCGGCCTGGCCGGGCGTCACGGCGTGCACGGGCTCCTCGAAGTAGATATTGATTTTGTCGCCGACCTGCTCCAAAAATGCGGCTGCGCCGCCGTTGTGGTTGTAGCGCACTTTCGTGCGGCTCGGCACCAGCCCCATGCCTTCCAACGAGGCGTATTTGCCCATATTGAGTTTACTCACGGTGGTGCGCGTGCTGGCCAACTCCTCAAAATTACCTAGCACCACTTCGTTGGTATCGGGCCGGATTTCCGTTACGTAGGCCGGAAAGCCCAGCGCCACGCCCAGCCCTTTGCGCTGCCCGATGGTGTAGAACGGGTAGCCCTCGTGAGTGCCCAGCACGGTACCATCGCGCGTCACAAACTTGCCGCCCGCTACCCGCTCCTCCAGGCCCGGCACCCGGCGCCGCAGGAACCCGCGGTAGTCGTTGTCGGGAATAAAGCAGATTTCGTAGCTCTCGGGCTTGTTTACTAGCTCCGTAAAGCCCCGGCGGCGGGCTTCGTCATAGATTTCGGTTTTGCGCATCTGGCCCAGCGGAAACAGCGTGCGGCTTAGGCTCTCCTGGCTCACGCCCCACAGCGCATAGCTCTGATCTTTGTTTTCGTCAAGGCCTTTGCTGACCACGTAGCGGCCGTTTTCGTGGCGTACCTGGGCGTAGTGGCCGGTGGCAATGAACTCGCAGCCGAGCTGGTCGGCGCGGCGCAGCAGCGCGTCCCATTTGATATGGGTGTTGCAGAGCACGCACGGATTGGGCGTGCGGCCGGCCAGGTATTCTTCCGTGAAATTGGAGATGACAAAGTCGCCGAACTCGTCGCGGATATCAATGATATAGTGCGGAAAACCCAGCTCTACCGCAATCTGGCGGGCATCGTTGATGCTGTCGAGCGAGCAGCAGCCCGTTTCTTTTTTGGAGCCACCGGCCGAGGCGTAGTCCCAGGTTTTCATGGTCATCCCGACCACTTCGTAGCCCTGTTCGTGCAGGAGTACCGCCGCTACAGATGAATCGATGCCGCCGCTCATAGCGACGAGGACGCGCCCACGGGCGGGCGTCGTCGGGGAAGGTGCAGATTGCGTCATAGAAGTAAGCGCCCGTGGAGTCAAGGTCCGCGGCCGCGTGGCAAAGATAACACAGCCGCGCCAGTCGGAGTTTCTTTCTACTGAAAGCCCGCCAATGGCAACTACGAGCGGGCCGGATTCCGTACTTTCGGGTTCAGCTTGCTCCTGCCTGCGCTTTCCGGTGCACAGCAGGACGGGCTCCAACCTTTGTTTGCCATGGCTTTGCTTACCTCCGTGCTGGTGCGCGGCATTAATAATCTATCCGATGCTCGCTACTGCGCCGGCATGGGAGCCGACCGTCTCACCTTCCGCCTCGACCCCGCCCTGCCGGGGCACTTGACGCCGGAAGCCGTGCAGGAAATAAGCAGCTGGGTGTCCGGCGTAGAGTTGGTCGGCGAGTTTGATACACTGCCCGCTGCAGCCATCAACGACATTGTGCAGCGCTGCGGCCTGCACGGCATCCTGCTGCA
This genomic window contains:
- the mnmA gene encoding tRNA 2-thiouridine(34) synthase MnmA codes for the protein MTQSAPSPTTPARGRVLVAMSGGIDSSVAAVLLHEQGYEVVGMTMKTWDYASAGGSKKETGCCSLDSINDARQIAVELGFPHYIIDIRDEFGDFVISNFTEEYLAGRTPNPCVLCNTHIKWDALLRRADQLGCEFIATGHYAQVRHENGRYVVSKGLDENKDQSYALWGVSQESLSRTLFPLGQMRKTEIYDEARRRGFTELVNKPESYEICFIPDNDYRGFLRRRVPGLEERVAGGKFVTRDGTVLGTHEGYPFYTIGQRKGLGVALGFPAYVTEIRPDTNEVVLGNFEELASTRTTVSKLNMGKYASLEGMGLVPSRTKVRYNHNGGAAAFLEQVGDKINIYFEEPVHAVTPGQAAVFYDGQDVIGGGWIERHTIGETPVSSAAAAAL
- the rpe gene encoding ribulose-phosphate 3-epimerase, which translates into the protein MTLNRRRAPLLAPSLLAADFGNLQAETERLAGSAADWLHCDVMDGRFVPNISFGIPVLQAIHRHAKQPLDVHLMIEEPQHYLSAFRDAGAQNITVHYEACTHLHRVIQQIKALGCNAGVALNPHTPVWVLEDVAADLDLVCIMSVNPGFGGQAFIPNTLRKVTALKELLVDSGSDALIEIDGGVTRDNASALVEAGADVLVAGSFVFNSPDPVATLAELRAQLMATVGAAEEEER
- a CDS encoding S8 family serine peptidase yields the protein MRLSYSALLGVLAVAAALASPVAAQAQTNSVRKHLVYFRDKAGTPFTVGQPQAFLSARAVQRRTRQSIAVQPRDLPVTPAYVSQLRAVPGATVWYTSRWFNAAVVSCDSATLRNLQALPFVRSATTLNRTANVTPSTPRPRSSEDAEEPQLQRTQANPVYGIAYNQALMLGAVDMHNAGFRGEGMNIAVFDDGFPGVDQTSPFASMRNENRLADVYNFVERNTAVYGRDSHGTHCLSTMAANETGKFIGTAPKATYRLYLTENIIGENPIEEVNWLLAAERADSAGVDVISSSLGYSSFDTPYGNYAYSDLNGRTAISTRAASIAARVGMVVVNSAGNEGNNSWQHILAPADADSILAVAAVDSFRTRVGFSSIGPSADGRIKPNLASQGHQTAIVNVAGVPTRGSGTSYACPVLAGMVACFWQANPTLTAQQVISFLQRSGSQFASPDNLLGYGIPNFVTAYNLANPNAPLSAADPKVAAGQLFIYPNPVRNNELYLQLTEAFHGKPLRFRFYDARGALVAEQTLAATGTNEVRLTPGPLAKGVYTCDVSAGEKVRRTVRFVKL